The nucleotide window TTGTCAAACGCACAAAGTCTCGTCATTTCAAGAAACCAGCAATATGAAGAATTTACACAAACTGCTCTTCTCTTCCCAGTACAGTCACTTCTGTAATCCATCTGACACATCATAGTCAGGGATAGTGGCTGTATATACAGGAATGTTACACTTTACTGCATATCACCTATTTCAACAATCAAAGTATGCATGAACAGAATATCTTAACAAAGTAATAGTGCATTATATAATGATAAATGACACTGATAACCTCATCCAGCATAACACAACAGCTTCTGACAATATTACTCTGCAACATTAGTATCAACagtttacatttatatacagttaAGAGCAccacagagaagagaacagaGTCCCACTGATGATGCAGCGTCAGACTTCCATGTGTGCAGGAAACATTTCAGATATTAAAGATGATCAGAATATCTGATTACCAACAAAACATTGAGAAGTGGCTCTTAATACTTGAAGCAGATTTGTTGAAAGTATTAATAGAGGCCATGTTAGTTTTTTGTGGTCTGTAGAGGAACAAACTCAGTGTGTTTAAGGTAAAGGTGATATGATGAGAGGGGCAGAGTTTGTTCCATTCATGTTGCCTTGAAGACCAAAGTATGGATACAGTTTCTCTGTAAACTTGTAGCCAGTGTAAGAATAGATGTGTGATTTAGAATCTGCATTATAGAAAGAAACCAATCCCTTGTCATAGTCTACAAAGATGCCCACCTTCTGAAGCTCTTCTTTCAGTGTGAGTTTAACATTTGGTGTTGTACATGCACTATATATACCCTCATCATCCCGAAGGGCCCAGTAACCATCTTCAACTGACAGAGGTATGTTCTCCTTTCTATCAACAGACTCTCTGACCACTCCGATGATCCACTTAATCTTTCCTGTCACTTGCACTTCATAGTAAAACTTCCCTGTTGTGAACCCCTCCTTTGCCAAAACATCTCCACAAACTTCAAATCTCTTTGGATTGTTGGGAACTTCCTGGTCTGTCTCTCCAACCTTCACTTGTTTTCCATCCTGGCTTATGACAAGTAAGCAATGTGCtgtgtcagggtcaaaagtcaAGTCCACCACGTGTTCTCTCATCcttttcattttgatctcaggAAGCTCTTCCATTATTTCATCAACTCTCTGTTTGAGACAAGTCACGGCATCTCTCACCACCTCAAAACACAGGTCACTGTGAACACCAGTGTTGCTCCAGTCCTTGTTTGAAGGAGAGCACAAGGTTGGGAAGCTCTGGAGAAAATGCAGGTGATCGTCAGACTGTGACAGCTGCTCCAGCTGGTTTCTTCTGCTTTCAAGTTCAGCTATTTCTGTCTTCAGCTCTGTGAGAAAACCTtcagccttttgttttgttgctctgtACCTCTCCTCAATCACCTCAACGAGCTCAGCCTGGCTTCTCTGAATGGAGCGGATCAAGTCAGTGAAGACCTGCACACTGgcgtctttctctttctcagctTCTTTCTGCCCGACATCAACTGAGGTTTCAATTTCAACTATCTTCTCGGACCGTGATTGTATCATCTTCTGGATATTTGCTATTGTCTCATCTTTTTTTGCCATCACAGCTTCATATTCTTCCTCAAGTGGGACAACATTGTGACCCTTGTGATCAATTTTCAAACACaacgcacaaacacagaccTGGTCAGTCCGACAGTACAGTTCTGTTATCTTGTTGTGCGTCTTGCACATCCTGTCATCCAGATTCTTCACAGGGTCTAATAATGTGTGGCTCTTGAGAATAGCAACTCTCTGGTGCGGCTCAAGATGCACCTCACAGAAAGACACTAGACACATCAGGCAAGATTTAACAGCCTTCTCCTTTATCTCAGAGCAGAAATCACAGAGAACATCTGCTGTTTCAGGAAGTTGTGGCTCTGGAGTCGAGGCTTTGACTTGAACTTGAGTCTTAAACTCAGCTACTAACTCAGACACAAAAGTGTTGACATGGAGTTCAGGTCTGggagaaaatgttgttttgcaaaCTGGACACTGGCAAATGTCACTGCTGTCCCAATACTTATGGATACATGGCCTGCAGAAGTTGTGTCCACATGGCGTTGTGACCGGCtcagtgaacacatccagacacacagagcacaggAACTTCTCCTCTGACAGCAGACTGCTGGCAGTCGCCATGTCTGGACAAGAATCAAGaagcaaaaacacaattacaaCAACTCACACAACTCAACTACTACTGCTGAGACAGTGGGCTatattttagctttattttatCACATGTGCAACAAGAACACATAAACTTCTTACCTGTGAAGTAGCACGTTTTGAAAGCAGCTGCGCAGAAAACTCAAAGCAAACTTCACCTTGCGTTGGAGAGCTCGTCTTTTCTCAGTCTGTGCCTTAAGTTTCATTTCAGCATGTTGACATCAGTCAGGGCTCCTCCCTGCTCTGTCATACACTTCCTGGTCATATTTAACTCTTTCAGCTTTATTTACAAGACTggagacatttatttttgaggAGATTTAAAGATGCAGGGTAATTTATCCACAGGGAACGATTTCATCTCCACTTTCATCTTATTTCATGACGAGAACGGGAGAAAATGCGATGGCAGGTCTTGCAGCTCTGTGATTCTATTTTATAGCACAGTTCtgctttaagctaaatgctaaaatcCGCATGCTAACATGCATATCCTTTTGTAAAATAatagtgataaaaaaaagatgctcTGTTACATATAAAGTCTTTCACaattttactaaagtaaaagtatcaacaacaaaatgtacagGGGGGGATGACCCAATGGTAGAGTGGTGTAGAAATGAGTTCTAAAACCTGGAAACCAGTTAACATTTTTGAACTTCTGGTTCCCTTTTCTCAGTCTTTGGTTtccacaggcttaagatatttacacatgTTGTCCtgtgacataaaatacatcattatatgtcccacaattgaattataaagcgCTTTCTCAGGTGGTTAAATAAGACTACAGAAgctgtcagggacattaaacatcatcacggagactcatctactcactagtccgttTTTATAGGTGGACtagttacaaactattttaACTCTAATTTTACAAGTCATGTGACCACATTGCATCGTCTGTTTATAgcaaagctaacattagctttttacttctagcaaTTTCATTTACGCTTCGACagtcacaaaagtggtgttctgaacaaaatgtgtcactATCATAAACTTGCGTTGGCCATATAATAGAGCTTATTTTTTggaaataatccaaaatccaattcaaagttgttgtttttttgaggGGCCCAGGGTGAcgctaacttccaggttagcccACAAAAACATGTCAACCCTACACCGCTCtacagagactgttgtgccctcatctttacagagacagACCTGGTTCCATCACAACATCCCAGATCAAGCTATTGCACTCGGACAGAGCACAAGACTCTGGACTCTGCATTTACGTCAATGATGCTCGGTTTAAAAGGGGGAATGcaattttggtaattttgctaacgAGGGGGGTGGCATCCATCCAAATGTGGAGCTAATTGTAACTACTTTCAGTACGGTTGGGTAGCTTAATCGATGAGAATACTTTATAATTTAtgagttgatttatattttgtatcaaTAATCTGTATTTGGAAAGTAACTAGTGACAGATGAACAGAATTCCCAGGTTAAAATCACCACTGgtatttctctctgtcttttcatgtATGGTTATGCTTTGAGATAGGATGACCTGCCCTGAGCTTTCACTGTGGCAATTCCCTGCTTCACCTGTAAACCTGGCTGTTGGTTAATGTCCAAAAGATTGTTATGACTCCtgcaaacaaaagcaggaaAGCACCGTCTGATACTCTTTATGTGTTGATAAGATTCTTGTCGTCTGCTATCTCTTTTAAGGTTTCGCATCCGTAGATACCACGGCCTTTGTTGTCTCTCCACGGCGCGCTTAACCACAACTGTGCTCTCTTTGAAGAGGCCAGCCTGTCATGTGGCTTCCAGGTGAGTGTGACCACAAGAGGTCAGGCACGACAAGCAGGAGTGGCTCAGACTTTGCTCCGTTGCACTTTTACAAGGCCCTGCTTGAAGTTGGAGCTCTGGTCTATACAAAGCTaaacaaaatgactgatttAACTGTGCCAACAAAACATagaaaaagctttaaaacaGAGTCAAATATCCATGTAGTTTAATATAattctgtttagtttttaaaaatcgtccaagaaagacattttttcatcattttattacattttttacccATTACTTTCACACATCCTAACTaattctcattttctctgcGCACAATTTCATCACGGGACAAACACCCAGCTGTCAACCCAAGTAGACAGGCACACATCCAAACAAACAGATGCCAAGACttggcaaaaatgtgaaatttaaatGAACGGAGGCACAACACAGCAGTAGCAAGTGTTCTGCAATTATTCAGtctcttatttttgttttttcat belongs to Pagrus major chromosome 14, Pma_NU_1.0 and includes:
- the LOC141008225 gene encoding E3 ubiquitin-protein ligase TRIM39-like, producing MATASSLLSEEKFLCSVCLDVFTEPVTTPCGHNFCRPCIHKYWDSSDICQCPVCKTTFSPRPELHVNTFVSELVAEFKTQVQVKASTPEPQLPETADVLCDFCSEIKEKAVKSCLMCLVSFCEVHLEPHQRVAILKSHTLLDPVKNLDDRMCKTHNKITELYCRTDQVCVCALCLKIDHKGHNVVPLEEEYEAVMAKKDETIANIQKMIQSRSEKIVEIETSVDVGQKEAEKEKDASVQVFTDLIRSIQRSQAELVEVIEERYRATKQKAEGFLTELKTEIAELESRRNQLEQLSQSDDHLHFLQSFPTLCSPSNKDWSNTGVHSDLCFEVVRDAVTCLKQRVDEIMEELPEIKMKRMREHVVDLTFDPDTAHCLLVISQDGKQVKVGETDQEVPNNPKRFEVCGDVLAKEGFTTGKFYYEVQVTGKIKWIIGVVRESVDRKENIPLSVEDGYWALRDDEGIYSACTTPNVKLTLKEELQKVGIFVDYDKGLVSFYNADSKSHIYSYTGYKFTEKLYPYFGLQGNMNGTNSAPLIISPLP